Proteins found in one Methanospirillum hungatei JF-1 genomic segment:
- a CDS encoding CRISPR-associated protein Csx14 — MPRAFNKDMKTAIIAPIGTSPPVITAGIDALDEPVSDLVLLATKDEQVLAGCDVVKLGLKSRYPRIRVHVELLPFDDISSDVENLTFMAIAARVIKKERESYGCERILLNVAGGRKNMCITLALLGQLLNVDGVYHIVNHEVKLFNQHLERMRPTMMRLFRAEKEEDKIMIYADNREMFEYILYPPKNEYELIRIPTLPYPVSYISSLLSRVVFDPYMLNEEDCSLLLHHGILERQGNNLYISDYGAKFLDVLVGKG; from the coding sequence ATGCCCAGAGCTTTCAACAAGGATATGAAAACTGCAATTATTGCCCCAATAGGAACAAGCCCCCCGGTCATTACTGCAGGTATTGACGCACTTGATGAACCGGTATCTGATCTAGTGCTCCTCGCGACAAAGGATGAACAGGTATTAGCCGGCTGTGATGTCGTAAAACTTGGACTTAAATCCAGATACCCCCGAATCAGGGTTCATGTAGAGCTGCTTCCGTTTGATGATATCAGTTCAGATGTTGAAAATCTCACATTCATGGCAATTGCAGCACGTGTGATTAAGAAAGAACGTGAAAGTTATGGGTGTGAGCGTATTCTGCTCAATGTGGCCGGCGGAAGAAAGAACATGTGTATCACTCTTGCACTCCTGGGGCAACTTCTTAATGTGGATGGAGTGTATCATATTGTGAACCATGAGGTAAAACTCTTCAATCAACACCTGGAACGAATGAGACCGACGATGATGAGATTGTTCCGGGCTGAAAAAGAAGAGGACAAAATTATGATATATGCAGATAACCGGGAGATGTTTGAGTACATCCTGTATCCTCCAAAGAATGAATATGAGTTGATCCGAATTCCAACACTTCCCTATCCTGTCTCGTATATCAGTTCCCTCTTAAGCCGGGTGGTTTTTGATCCGTATATGTTAAATGAAGAGGATTGTTCTCTTCTTCTTCATCATGGAATTCTTGAGCGTCAGGGGAATAATCTGTATATTTCCGATTATGGAGCAAAATTTTTAGATGTCCTTGTTGGAAAGGGGTAA